In the Gemmatimonadales bacterium genome, one interval contains:
- a CDS encoding 2Fe-2S iron-sulfur cluster-binding protein translates to MIRLTINGSSVQVEDGSTLLEAARLYGIPIPTLCHEDGLTPYGACRLCVVELGVGRLVSSCTTRALEGMVVRTNSQRVERARRLLLELYVATSPQSKRIQDLASAMGVRECRYEAQHEDCIQCGLCVRICAEQMMGGAIAFAGRGKDRRVARPFDQTSELCRQCGACLWVCPVCELRCQASTADTALCNACLNFAPACFKTYDDAMCFLDPCHACELAGPFRADARTRIRAASTAR, encoded by the coding sequence CTGTACGGCATCCCGATTCCGACCCTGTGCCACGAGGACGGCCTCACGCCCTACGGCGCCTGCCGGTTGTGCGTCGTGGAGCTGGGCGTCGGCCGGCTGGTGAGCTCCTGCACCACGCGGGCGCTGGAGGGGATGGTGGTCCGCACCAACTCCCAGCGGGTGGAGCGGGCCCGCCGCCTGCTGCTGGAGCTGTACGTGGCCACGAGCCCGCAGTCCAAGCGCATCCAGGATCTCGCCTCGGCGATGGGCGTCCGGGAGTGCCGCTACGAGGCCCAGCACGAGGACTGCATCCAGTGCGGGTTGTGCGTGCGGATCTGCGCCGAGCAGATGATGGGCGGCGCGATCGCGTTCGCGGGCCGCGGCAAGGACCGGCGGGTGGCGCGGCCGTTCGACCAGACCTCGGAGCTGTGCCGGCAGTGCGGGGCGTGCCTGTGGGTCTGCCCGGTGTGCGAGCTGCGCTGCCAGGCCTCGACCGCCGACACCGCCCTGTGCAACGCGTGCCTGAACTTCGCGCCCGCGTGCTTCAAGACGTACGACGACGCCATGTGCTTCCTCGATCCGTGCCACGCCTGCGAGCTGGCCGGACCGTTCCGTGCCGACGCGCGGACCAGGATCCGCGCGGCATCCACCGCGCGCTAG
- a CDS encoding glutamate synthase-related protein translates to MSLTRLNSSAATLTKNRTEDSVSPFSGMCTTCIDGCIGMCEIGKSAYRGAEMIYPQPFGIITTASQKDYPLDLSHFTILGRATGAWGIEADSEKALFPNVDLEVTIGKQGAIKSRLPFTLAAMGSTNVAKNNWPGIAAGAAITGTMIAIGENVCGMDMDAKFGEGKVISAPDLEWRIQCFRDWAEEGYGDVVVQANVEDTKLGVQEYALKKLGVTSVELKWGQGAKDIGGEVKIRDLAKAQELRRRGYVVLPDPMDPMVIESFKKGSFHEFERHSRVGMVDQDSFLKRVEQLRKLGAKHVFLKTGAYRPEDLARAVKYSSLAELDLLTVDAAGGGTGMSPWRMMNEWGVPGIELHSLLRDYLHKLATKGAYIPAIALAGGFTFEDQIFKGFALGAPFVRLIAMARAPLAAAMVAKTIGNAIEQQSLPIYVERFGTSVDEVFVTAAELRHRYGDRFAKLPVGAIGYYTYYMRLAQGLRQLMAGARKFAVRYIDRNDIAALTREAAEVSGIPYVTDMDREEAEKILMH, encoded by the coding sequence ATGAGCCTCACGCGACTCAATTCGTCCGCCGCCACGCTGACCAAGAACCGCACCGAGGACTCGGTCAGTCCGTTCAGCGGGATGTGCACGACCTGCATCGACGGCTGCATCGGGATGTGCGAGATCGGGAAGTCCGCGTACCGCGGCGCCGAGATGATCTACCCGCAGCCGTTCGGGATCATCACCACGGCGTCGCAGAAGGACTATCCGCTCGATCTGTCGCACTTCACGATCCTGGGCCGGGCGACCGGGGCCTGGGGCATCGAGGCCGACAGCGAGAAGGCGCTGTTCCCCAACGTGGACCTCGAGGTCACGATCGGGAAGCAGGGGGCGATCAAGAGCCGGCTTCCGTTCACCCTGGCGGCGATGGGCTCGACCAACGTGGCCAAGAACAACTGGCCCGGCATCGCGGCGGGGGCGGCCATCACCGGGACGATGATCGCGATCGGCGAGAACGTCTGCGGGATGGACATGGACGCGAAGTTCGGCGAGGGGAAGGTGATCTCGGCCCCGGACCTCGAGTGGCGCATCCAGTGTTTCCGCGACTGGGCCGAGGAGGGCTACGGCGACGTGGTGGTCCAGGCGAACGTCGAGGACACCAAGCTCGGCGTGCAGGAGTACGCCCTCAAGAAGCTCGGCGTGACCAGCGTGGAGCTGAAGTGGGGCCAGGGCGCCAAGGACATCGGCGGGGAAGTGAAGATCCGCGACCTGGCCAAGGCGCAGGAGCTGCGGCGCCGCGGCTACGTCGTGCTGCCCGACCCGATGGACCCGATGGTGATCGAGTCGTTCAAGAAGGGCAGCTTCCACGAGTTCGAGCGGCACTCGCGCGTGGGGATGGTGGACCAGGACTCCTTCCTCAAGCGCGTGGAGCAGCTGCGCAAGCTCGGCGCCAAGCACGTCTTCCTGAAGACCGGCGCCTACCGGCCCGAGGACCTGGCCCGCGCGGTGAAGTACTCGTCGCTGGCGGAGCTGGACCTCCTGACCGTGGACGCGGCCGGCGGCGGCACCGGCATGAGCCCGTGGCGGATGATGAACGAGTGGGGCGTGCCCGGCATCGAGCTGCACTCGCTGCTGCGGGACTACCTGCACAAGCTCGCCACCAAGGGCGCCTACATCCCGGCGATCGCCCTGGCGGGCGGCTTCACGTTCGAGGACCAGATCTTCAAGGGCTTCGCCCTCGGCGCCCCGTTCGTGCGCCTGATCGCGATGGCGCGCGCGCCGCTCGCGGCGGCGATGGTCGCCAAGACCATCGGCAACGCCATCGAGCAGCAGAGCCTCCCGATCTACGTGGAGCGGTTCGGGACGTCGGTGGACGAGGTGTTCGTCACCGCCGCCGAGCTGCGGCACAGGTACGGCGACCGCTTCGCCAAGCTGCCGGTGGGCGCCATCGGCTACTACACCTACTACATGCGTCTCGCGCAGGGCCTGCGGCAGCTGATGGCGGGCGCGCGCAAGTTCGCGGTGCGCTACATCGACCGCAACGACATCGCGGCCCTCACGCGCGAGGCCGCGGAAGTCAGTGGCATTCCGTACGTTACGGACATGGACCGGGAGGAAGCCGAGAAGATCCTGATGCACTAG
- a CDS encoding Glu/Leu/Phe/Val dehydrogenase: MTDIHNGFVPLEAEDYNAVGVSLTEAKVNPFMIAQRQLDEAARILELDDATHQMLNWPIREMHARIPVRMDDGRVEVFHAFRVQYNDARGPCKGGIRFHPNETIDTVRALAAWMTWKTSVVDIPLGGGKGGIVVDPKALSVGELERLSRGYVRQMARILGLEKDVAAPDVYTTPQIMAWMMDEFAVMQGHNEFGMITGKPLAIGGSEGRGDATARGGVYVMREAAKVAGLDLTRATYAVQGFGNAGSYAAKIIRDEVGGTVVAIGEIDGTIYNAKGLDVHALHRHFLEHHGVKGFKGGDFMPNPKACLELKCDVLVPAALENQITADNVDRVKAKIVLELANGPTTPEADQVLAERGIVVLPDFLANAGGVTVSYFEMVQNAYSYYWDLDVVQDRLSRKMTHAYQAVHEAATKHKVHNRLAAYLVAVSRVAQAMKLRGWV; the protein is encoded by the coding sequence GTGACGGACATTCACAACGGGTTCGTGCCGCTGGAAGCGGAGGACTACAACGCGGTCGGGGTGTCGCTGACGGAGGCGAAGGTCAATCCGTTCATGATCGCCCAGCGGCAGCTCGACGAAGCGGCGCGCATCCTCGAGCTCGACGACGCGACGCACCAGATGCTCAACTGGCCGATCCGGGAGATGCACGCGCGCATCCCGGTGCGGATGGACGACGGCCGCGTGGAGGTGTTCCACGCCTTCCGCGTCCAGTACAACGACGCGCGCGGGCCCTGCAAGGGCGGCATCCGGTTCCATCCCAACGAGACGATCGACACGGTCCGCGCCCTGGCCGCGTGGATGACGTGGAAGACGTCGGTCGTGGACATCCCGCTCGGCGGCGGCAAGGGCGGGATCGTGGTGGATCCCAAGGCGCTGTCGGTGGGCGAGCTGGAGCGGCTGAGCCGCGGCTACGTGCGGCAGATGGCGCGCATCCTGGGTCTCGAGAAGGACGTGGCCGCCCCCGACGTCTACACCACCCCGCAGATCATGGCGTGGATGATGGACGAGTTCGCCGTCATGCAGGGGCACAACGAGTTCGGGATGATCACCGGCAAGCCGCTCGCCATCGGGGGCTCGGAGGGCCGGGGCGACGCGACGGCCCGCGGCGGCGTCTACGTGATGCGCGAAGCCGCCAAGGTGGCCGGCCTCGACCTCACCAGGGCGACCTACGCCGTCCAGGGCTTCGGCAACGCCGGGTCCTATGCGGCGAAGATCATCCGCGACGAAGTCGGCGGCACGGTCGTGGCCATCGGCGAGATCGACGGCACGATCTACAACGCCAAGGGCCTGGACGTGCACGCGCTGCACCGGCACTTCCTCGAGCACCACGGCGTCAAGGGCTTCAAGGGCGGCGACTTCATGCCCAACCCCAAGGCCTGCCTGGAGCTGAAGTGCGACGTGCTCGTGCCCGCCGCCCTGGAGAACCAGATCACGGCCGACAACGTGGACCGGGTCAAGGCGAAGATCGTGCTCGAGCTGGCGAACGGCCCCACGACGCCCGAGGCCGACCAGGTCCTGGCCGAGCGCGGCATCGTGGTGCTGCCCGATTTCCTGGCCAACGCCGGCGGGGTCACGGTGTCGTACTTCGAGATGGTCCAGAACGCGTACAGCTACTACTGGGACCTCGACGTGGTGCAGGACCGTCTCAGCCGGAAGATGACGCACGCGTACCAGGCCGTGCACGAGGCGGCGACGAAGCACAAGGTGCACAACCGGCTCGCGGCCTACCTGGTGGCGGTGAGCCGGGTGGCCCAGGCCATGAAGCTGCGGGGCTGGGTGTAG
- a CDS encoding RNA polymerase sigma factor, producing the protein MQSSDGTIVRRVLAGDAEQYRILVERYRTEFGRYAVASVGDLDAAQDAMQEAFIRAFDALATCRDPDRFGAWFFRILTNQCRNVQARRRDTVPLEDVDPPGGDRADEGLERGELGAALEAALARLTPEQREAFVMKHVDGRSYEEMAELLGVGVDALKMRVHRARDALRSLMGALR; encoded by the coding sequence GTGCAGTCGAGCGACGGTACCATCGTCCGCCGGGTTCTGGCCGGGGACGCCGAGCAGTACCGCATCCTCGTCGAGCGCTACCGCACGGAGTTCGGGCGGTACGCCGTCGCGTCCGTGGGCGACCTGGACGCGGCGCAGGATGCCATGCAGGAGGCGTTCATCCGTGCGTTCGACGCGCTGGCGACCTGCCGCGACCCCGACCGGTTCGGGGCCTGGTTCTTCCGGATCCTCACGAACCAGTGCCGGAACGTCCAGGCACGGCGGCGCGACACGGTCCCCCTGGAGGACGTGGATCCGCCGGGCGGGGACCGGGCCGACGAGGGCCTGGAGCGGGGGGAGCTGGGGGCGGCGCTGGAGGCGGCCCTGGCCCGGCTGACGCCCGAGCAGCGCGAGGCCTTCGTTATGAAACACGTGGATGGACGGTCATATGAGGAGATGGCCGAGCTGCTGGGGGTGGGGGTGGATGCTCTGAAGATGCGGGTGCACCGGGCCCGCGACGCCCTGCGGTCCTTGATGGGAGCCTTGCGATGA